In Trichoderma breve strain T069 chromosome 4, whole genome shotgun sequence, the following proteins share a genomic window:
- a CDS encoding transferase family domain-containing protein: protein MAKTLRQPGIFGQLGWDTYTVVVLGFPDQPGVQQDEVMAALDKAAIKLLDAYPFLAGQVVKRGQSATSSGKYEIIPYPPHDGVSPVRRKDCTDLCPSYEQILRANAPFAMLDGDILCPKKGMGYVYTEETERPVFIIQANFVKGGLLLCFASMHNALDMNGQGIVLKMFAAAARGEELDAELVKAGNQDADTIVPLLKPGEVGLDHSDLRKPSSLGQSGHHGAPGKAPWNYWRFPAEKLAKLKEIASSGRTWVSTNDAVTAFYIQRLTAVRLAGNRVAPDEDVHCLRAVDGRRKLDPPVSEGYLGHLCGLADTAWPTARELVDGSLADAAISIRESLNRIDDFYMRSLATLINETEDKTTIFYAAKKKFGKDILISSWVQLHWLANCSFGTAIGVPDFVRRARLPELPDLVYMMPKNKEGHMDLGMSLFHEDFVGLANDAIWRDFTELIG from the coding sequence ATGGCAAAAACACTTCGCCAACCCGGAATTTTTGGGCAGCTCGGCTGGGACACCTACACTGTAGTTGTTCTAGGGTTTCCTGATCAGCCTGGAGTGCAACAAGATGAAGTCATGGCAGCACTAGATAAGGCCGCTATAAAACTTCTAGATGCTTATCCATTCCTTGCTGGTCAGGTCGTCAAAAGAGGACAATCAGCTACGAGCTCCGGCAAATATGAAATCATCCCGTATCCGCCTCATGATGGAGTATCTCCCGTCCGCCGAAAAGACTGCACCGACTTATGTCCCTCTTATGAGCAGATTCTCAGGGCCAATGCACCGTTTGCCATGCTGGACGGGGACATCCTATGCCCCAAGAAAGGCATGGGCTATGTGTATACTGAGGAGACGGAGCGCCCAGTCTTCATTATACAGGCTAATTTTGTAAAGGGAGGATTGCTTTTATGCTTTGCTTCTATGCATAACGCCCTTGATATGAACGGACAGGGCATCGTTCTCAAGatgtttgctgctgccgcacggggagaagagctggatgcAGAGCTAGTCAAGGCTGGAAATCAAGATGCCGACACCATTGTGCCGCTGCTAAAGCCAGGCGAAGTCGGCCTCGATCACAGCGATCTGAGAAAGCCATCGTCCTTGGGGCAGTCGGGCCACCATGGCGCGCCAGGTAAAGCACCGTGGAATTACTGGCGGTTCCCCGCCGAGAAGCTTGCaaagctcaaggagattgccTCGAGTGGGCGCACTTGGGTCTCTACGAATGATGCTGTCACGGCTTTCTACATACAGCGACTTACGGCTGTTCGCTTGGCTGGGAATCGTGTGGCACCAGACGAAGATGTTCACTGTCTTCGAGCGGTAGATGGAAGACGAAAACTGGATCCGCCAGTCAGTGAAGGATATCTTGGCCATCTATGCGGTCTCGCCGACACGGCCTGGCCCACGGCTCGCGAACTTGTTGATGGTTCTCTTgccgatgccgccatcaGCATTAGAGAATCGCTCAACCGCATCGATGACTTTTACATGCGCAGTCTCGCGACGCTCATCAACGAGACGGAGGATAAGACCACGATCTTCTAcgcagcaaagaagaaattcGGAAAGGACATATTAATCTCATCATGGGTGCAGCTGCACTGGCTAGCAAACTGCAGCTTTGGGACAGCGATTGGCGTGCCCGATTTTGTCCGTAGGGCTAGGCTGCCGGAGCTTCCAGATCTAGTGTATATGATGCCGAAGAATAAAGAAGGGCACATGGATCTTGGCATGAGCTTGTTTCACGAGGATTTCGTTGGTCTAGCAAATGATGCAATCTGGAGAGATTTCACTGAGTTGATTGGCTAG
- a CDS encoding alpha/beta hydrolase fold domain-containing protein gives MADFSHLGGPSAEWVEFSKQLSLPPRPNFTANLDMKAIRQTINSQRFLARNEELKAMVNHGVKCETIMVVTSDYLEIPVRLYTPPKRRNPASVLLYFYGGGFFSGSLSVDDAACINLARNCGLVVVSVGYRLTPEWKAPTQFQDAWDVRCWVLENAEALGISSTFNLYVMGISAGACLAASIVIRERMSGEAVIKGQSLCVPWLCLPEKFPIEEILPGKASPMQCRDAALLPHSWVVKYADMLDTPESHRDSPVINPLLFDEQVVTSLPPSHIMVCGDDPLRDHGMLMKQKLDRLRVSTKLHTYPGYPHFFRRFPNCPANKSWDNDLLEGIEWMMAQSEMESQE, from the exons ATGGCAGATTTCAGCCATCTTGGAGGCCCCTCTGCGGAATGGGTAGAATTCTCAAAGCAATTGTCACTGCCACCCCGCCCGAATTTTACAGCCAACCTCGACATGAAAGCCATCCGTCAGACTATCAATTCTCAGAGGTTCCTCGCAAGGAATGAAGAACTGAAAGCAATGGTTAATCACGGCGTCAAATGCGAAACTATCATGGTTGTTACTAGTGACTATCTCGAAATACCTGTTCGACTGTATACTCCGCCCAAACGAAGAAACCCTGCTTCAGTCCTTCTATACTTTTATGGtggtggcttcttctccggaTCGCTATCTGTAGATGACGCTGCGTGCATAAATTTGGCTCGCAACTGTGGACTAGTTGTAGTCAGTGTTGGTTACCGGCTGACACCAGAATGGAAGGCTCCAACGCAGTTCCAAGATGCCTGGGATGTCCGATGCTGGGTATTAGAGAATGCAGAAGCTCTTGGTATCTCTTCTACTTTCAATCTCTATGTAATGGGGATCAGCGCTGGTGCGTGTTTGGCTGCGAGCATTGTGATTCGGGAGAGGATG TCAGGTGAAGCTGTTATCAAGGGCCAAAGCCTCTGCGTACCGTGGCTGTGCCTACCCGAAAAGTTCCCTATCGAAGAGATTCTTCCAGGGAAAGCTTcgccaatgcaatgcagagaTGCGGCACTACTTCCACATAGCTGGGTTGTGAAGTATGCAGATATGCTGGATACACCGGAGTCGCATCGTGACAGTCCAGTGATTAATCCCCTCTTGTTTGACGAGCAGGTTGTAACGAGCTTACCGCCTTCTCATATTATGGTCTGCGGAGATGATCCTCTCCGCGATCACGGCATGCTCATGAAGCAGAAACTTGACCGTTTGCG TGTCTCAACCAAACTTCACACGTATCCGGGATACCCTCACTTCTTTCGTCGGTTCCCGAATTGTCCAGCTAATAAAAGTTGGGATAACGATTTGCTAGAAGGCATCGAATGGATGATGGCGCAATCTGAGATGGAAAGCCAAGAATAA
- a CDS encoding FAD binding domain-containing protein yields the protein MSTPSKSLRIAIVGGGLGGLMAALCVHTFCDPTAIKIDVYEQASEYKEIGAGVSLGRNTLRVIKQIGLYEQTYAIAGKTNIWLSARRYDTGEEIVRIRADGDEPSHLPVHRAEFLALLIHTIQDRAAATLHPNKKCLAIEEMDDSIVLNFADGAVATADLVVAADGIHSRIRQHYHNDDAQFGEMVVYRGLVPTDAIKDWWPLDTYTPIWIGPGRYFIVYPVSDGSLLNIGAFVATDGKSLKNKTESWTLRGDRFDLEKDYADFDPTVNRLIQHLDEKPLKWILYDRPLCNKWIFANGKVALLGDAAHAMVPHQGAGVGQAIEDGSTPSGSKSTDDVERKRE from the exons ATGTCGACACCTTCCAAGAGTTTGAGAATTGCAATCGTTGGGGGAGGACTGGGTGGTCTGATGGCAGCCCTCTGTGTCCACACATTCTGTGATCCAACTGCAATCAAGATTGATGTTTACGAGCAAGCCTCGGAGTACAAAGAGATTGGTGCAGGCGTCAGTCTTGGCAGAAATACATTGAGAGTCATAAAACAGATTGGACTCTATGAGCAAACCTATGCGATAGCAGGCAAGACTAACATTTGGTTATCGGCTCGGCGATACGATACTGGTGAAGAGATTGTCAGGATCAGAGCAGATGGGGATGAGCCATCACATTTGCCAGTGCATAGGGCTGAATTTCTAGCCCTCCTCATACATACGATTCAAGACAGGGCTGCTGCAACTCTTCATCCCAATAAAAAATGTTTGGCAATAGAG GAGATGGATGACTCTATCGTACTGAATTTCGCAGACGGCGCAGTGGCCACGGCAGATCTCGTAGTTGCGGCTGATGGCATTCACTCTCGTATACGTCAACACTACCAT AACGATGATGCACAGTTCGGTGAGATGGTTGTATATCGCGGCTTAGTTCCAACGGATGCTATCAAGGACTGGTGGCCGCTGGACACTTACACTCCCATCTGGATAGGTCCGGGCAGATACTTTATTGTCTACCCCGTTAGCGATGGATCTTTGCTGAATATCGGCGCATTCGTAGCGACCGACGGCAAATCACTTAAGAATAAGACAGAAAGCTGGACGCTGAGGGGGGATAGATTCGATCTGGAGAAGGATTACGCGGATTTCGACCCTACGGTTAACCGTCTCATCCAACACTTGGACGAAAAGCCTCTGAAATGGATCCTGTATGATCGACCTCTGTGCAACAAGTGGATATTCGCAAATGGTAAAGTAGCGCTGCTAGGGGATGCAGCCCACGCTATGGTTCCTCATCAAG GTGCTGGCGTTGGTCAGGCTATAGAAGACGG TTCGACTCCCTCGGGCTCAAAGAGTACAGACGACGTCGAGAGAAAACGGGAATAA
- a CDS encoding fungal specific transcription factor domain-containing protein: protein MLKARVFACCAFQCLRFSNFLSFPNAETIQTLILLLNFLRNQADAGASWSLLGLAIRLAQAIGMHCPPDPESISDPTEKDEAIIHHHIWRSLIWQDTLISLCYARPLGINVLEEHS from the exons ATGCTTAAAGCTCGTGTTTTCG CCTGTTGCGCATTCCAGTGCTTGAGATTTAGCaatttcctctcttttcctaATGCTGAGACTATCCAGACACTTATACTATTACTTAACTTTCTCAGAAACCAGGCCGATGCAGGAGCTTCATGGTCACTACTTG GTCTGGCCATACGACTTGCTCAAGCCATCGGGATGCATTGCCCTCCTGACCCTGAGAGCATATCCGACCCCACTGAAAAGGATGAGGCGATTATACACCATCATATCTG GCGCTCATTGATATGGCAAGATACGCTGATATCACTGTGTTACGCCCGGCCATTGGGTATAAATGTCCTAGAAGAA CACTCATAA